The sequence below is a genomic window from Halomonas halophila.
GGACGCCGGCGTGCCGCTGGTGCCCGGCTACCACGGCGAGGGCCAGGACGACGCCCTGCTGTTTGAGGAGGCCGGGCGCATCGGCTATCCGGTGCTGCTCAAGGCCAGCGCCGGCGGCGGCGGCAAGGGCATGCGCGTGGTCGAGAACGACGGCGAGTTCCAGGCCGCGCTGGACGGCTGCCGCCGCGAGTCGAAGGCCGCCTTCGGCGACGACCGCATGCTGATCGAGAAGTACCTGGTGCAGCCCCGCCACGTGGAGGTCCAGGTGTTCTGCGACCGCCACGGCGACGGGGTCTACCTGTTCGAGCGCGACTGCAGCGTGCAGCGCCGCCACCAGAAGGTGCTCGAGGAGGCGCCCGCCCCGGGCATGACCGAAGCGCTGCGCCGCGAGATGGGCGAAGCCGCCGTGCGCGCCGCCCGCGAGATCGGCTACGTGGGCGCCGGCACCGTCGAATTCCTGCTGGATGCCGACCAGTCCTTCTACTTCATGGAGATGAACACCCGCCTGCAGGTGGAGCACCCGGTCACCGAGATGATCACCGGCCAGGACCTGGTCGAGTGGCAGCTGCGCGTGGCCATGGGCGAACGGCTGCCGCTGGCCCAGGACGAGCTGACCATCACCGGCCACAGCTTCGAGGCGCGCCTCTATGCCGAGGACCCCGAGCAGGACTTCCTGCCCGCCACCGGCACCCTGAGCCGCTTCGCCCTGGACCTCGCCGGCGCCGGCCTCGAGGCCGACAAGGTCAGACTGGACAGCGGCGTGGAGAGCGGCGATGCCGTGTCGATGCACTACGACCCGATGCTCGCCAAGCTGATCGTTCACGGCGACGACCGCGCCCAGGCGCTGGCCACCCTCAACCGCGCCCTGGCGGCGCTGGACGTGCGCGGCGTGGTCACCAACCGTGCCTTCCTGCAGCGGCTGGCCGGCCATCCGGCCTTCCGCGCCGCCGAGCTCGACACCCGCTTCATCGAGCGCCACGAGGCCACGCTGTTCGCCGAGCGCGAAACCGCGCCGGAAGTGTACGCCGCCGCGGCGCTGATCGGCCTGCATCAGCTGGCCCGGGAGTGCGAGAGCGACTCGCCCTGGGACCGCCACGACGGCTTCCGCCTGAACGCGGCGCACACCATCCGCATCGCCCTGTGCGCGCCCGAGCATGCGGCGGACGAGGACGACGCCGAGAGCGTGACGGTGGTCGAGGGCCGGCGCGAGCGCGAATCCGCGCCCTGGCAGCTGTCGCTCAAGGACCAGACGTTCTCCGCCACCCTCGAGCCGCTGGAAGGCGACGCCGTGGCAGTGACCATCGACGGCCACCGCCGCCGGCTCCAGGCGCGCCGAGACGATAATGTCGTGGTGATGGTCGATCCGATGCGCGAGACCCGGCTGTACTGGCGGCGCATCGACGCCATCGACCACGGCCAGCGCGAAACCGAGTCCACCCTCACCGCACCCATGCACGGCACCGTGGTAGCGCTGCTGACGGAAGCCGGCACGAGAGTCGAGAAAGGCATGCCGCTGATGGTGATGGAAGCCATGAAGATGGAACACACCCTCGCCGCCCCCGCCGACGGCCACGTGGAACGCTTCCACTTCGCCGCCGGCGATACCGTCGGGCAGGGCGACGTGCTGCTGGAATTCGCCCCGGAGGAGTAACCCATGACATTTCCCACTCACGTTCGCCTGGTCGAGGTCGGCCCCCGCGACGGGCTGCAGAACGAGCCCGAGGCGATCGACACCGGCACCAAGCTGGCCCTGATCGACCGCCTGGGCGCGGCGGGCCTCACTCACATCGAGGCGGCGAGCTTCGTCTCCCCCAAGTGGGTGCCGCAGATGGCCGACCACCGCGAGGTGATGCACGGCCTGCGCCGCCACGAGGGCGTGACCTACTCCGCCCTCACGCCCAATCTCAAGGGCCTGGAGGCCGCGCTGGAATGCGGCGTCGACGAGGTCGCGGTATTCGGCGCCGCCTCCGAGGCCTTCTCGCGGAAGAACATCAACTGCTCGGTGGCGGAATCGCTCGAGCGCTTCGCCCCGGTGCTGGAGCGCGCCCGCGAAGCCAACGTCCGCATACGCGGCTACGTCTCCTGCGTGCTCGGCTGCCCCTACGAGGGCGAGATCGCCCCCGCCAGGGTGGCCGAGGTCGCCAGGGCGCTGCATGAGATGGGCTGCTACGAGGTCTCGCTGGGCGACACCATCGGCACCGGCACCCCGCTCAAGGCCAAACGCATGCTGGAAGCCGTGGCCAGAGACGTGCCGATGGAGCGGCTCGGCGCCCACTTCCATGACACCTACGGCCAGGCGCTGGCCAACCTCTATGCCGTGCTCGAGGAAGGCATCGCGGTGATCGACAGCTCGGTGGCCGGGCTCGGCGGCTGCCCGTATGCCAAAGGCGCCTCGGGCAACGTGGCCAGCGAGGACGTGGTCTATCTGCTCGACGGCCTCGGCATCGCGCACGGCGTCGACCTGGAGAAGCTCGCCGCCGCCGGCAGCTGGGTCACCCGCGCCATCGGCCGGCCCAATCGCTCGAAGGCCGGCGTGGCATTGAGCAGCCGCTAGGCGGCTGCCCTCTTTCCATAGCCACCAAGGCGCCTCGGGCAACGTGGCCAGCGAAGACGTGGTCTATCTGCTCGACGGCCTCGGCATCGCGCACGGCGTCGACCTGGAGAAGCTCGCCGCCGCCGGCAGCTGGATCACCCGCGCCATCGGCCGGCCCAATCGCTCGAAGGCGGGCGTGGCGCTGGCCTCGCAGTAGGCTCTCTCCCAAGAAGCTCCCCGTCAGCCCGCGCCAGAACGCAGAAGCCCCGAACCGGCTGACCGGCTCGGGGCTTTATTCTGGCGCAGGCCTCACCACGGTCCGGCACCGGGACGCCGACGAACGCGGGTAGCGCTTCGGCGCGCGAGCCCGCTAGGACTCGCGCCACTCCCCCTTCCGGTATGCCAGGATCTCGCCGCTCCGGTCATCCAGCGAGAACAGGTGGAGCCAGCCGTTATCCACCAGCGACCCGAGCATCGCGTGACGCTCGACGATCGAGGCGATGGCCTTCGGAGGCGCCGCGAGGTAGGCGCTCAGACGCAAAGGCTCGTGGCGCCAGCGCTCGCCGTCGTGCAGCGACTGCAGTGGCAGGCCGATGCGCAGGTCGCCGCCGTTGCCCTCGAAGACGCCGATGTGCCCGCCGACCACGTTGTGCAGTACCTTGTTGCCGCTGCCGAACTTGCGATTGTCGGTGACGGAGGCGTTGTACTGCATGTTGATCCAGTGGGCGACCACCATGGGCGCGGTCATGATCAGCTCCAGCCGCGAGAAGTCGCTATCCGAGCGCCAGTCGTAGTCGTGCAGGAAGCTGCGCCCGCCGAGGTCGAGCGGCGCGGTGAGCCGCCGCGGCGCGGCGATGAAGCTGGCGTTGTTGGCCAGGCCCCACTCCGGGCGCGTCTGCGACCAGTCGGCGCCGCGGCGATCGAGGGTCTCCTCGAGCTCCGGTGCGTCGGCCGACAGGCCGAGCCTCGGAGCACGCTCGCGCCGGGCCTGGGCGCCGGCCCGTTCGAGCCAGGCACGCTCCTCCTCGCTCAGCGCGAAGGCATCCGTCTCCCCTTCCGGCAACTCGATGCGATCGGTGATGGTGTGATGCAGCGCCGGCACGAAGCGGGTCGTCTCCGGGATCACGAGGCCGCCCTCGGCCAGCGTCTCGCGCAGCGCGGGATCGTTGAGCAGCCTTGCCAGGGCTCTCACCGAGACCTCCCCCGACTGCCCGCCGCAGGCCCCGCACTCGAGCCCCGCGGCATGCGGGTTGTTGCTGCTGTGGCTGCCGTGCCCCACCAGCAGCACCCGAGGAGCGAGGTGCTCGGTGAGCCCCATGGCCCCCAGCACGGTCCGCGCGAGCGCCGCCTTGTCGGCCAGGGTCAACGCCTCGCCGCTGTCGCGCCAGTGCCAGCCGAGCGCGTCCATGGCCAGCGGCTCGCGCTTGGCCTTGGCCTCGAGCGAGCGGCGCAGCAGCTTGCCGGCATAGAGCAGGCCGCCCGCTTCCACCGCGGTGAAGCTGGCACTCGCCGTGCGGCTCCATTCCTGCAGGCGCGCCTTCCAGTTCAGCCGCTTCGCCGAACGAGCCTCGCCCTCGCAGGAACCGCTCCTGAGAGTCACCCGGGGCGCCAGCAGACCCGGCAGATGGGGCTGGGCCAGCGCGGTGCCATCCTGCTGGTGTTCCAGGGGCAGGCCGAAGAAGCCGGCGAAGCCCAGGGTCTGGATGGCCGGGCTCTGGCTTTCCAGCGCGCGGCGCAGCGGCTCGGAGCGCACGTCGATGCAGAACACCGCCTGCAGACGAGGCTCGCTCGGCGACGGGGCCGAGGCACGCACCGCCCCGCCCAGGGCACGGTGGAGCGGCTGCTGGTAGGCCAGCTCGCCGGCGAGCTGCCACACCCACAGGGGCCGCTGGGCGCGCCGATGGCGCTCGACCCGCT
It includes:
- a CDS encoding acetyl/propionyl/methylcrotonyl-CoA carboxylase subunit alpha, which translates into the protein MSPTTHSAPRFDTLLVANRGEIACRVMRTARRMGLRTVAVYSDADANARHVREADEAVRLGPAAARESYLNVEAVIEAARRTGAGAIHPGYGFLSENGAFVEALEAAGIVFVGPPAPAIAAMGDKSAAKARMQDAGVPLVPGYHGEGQDDALLFEEAGRIGYPVLLKASAGGGGKGMRVVENDGEFQAALDGCRRESKAAFGDDRMLIEKYLVQPRHVEVQVFCDRHGDGVYLFERDCSVQRRHQKVLEEAPAPGMTEALRREMGEAAVRAAREIGYVGAGTVEFLLDADQSFYFMEMNTRLQVEHPVTEMITGQDLVEWQLRVAMGERLPLAQDELTITGHSFEARLYAEDPEQDFLPATGTLSRFALDLAGAGLEADKVRLDSGVESGDAVSMHYDPMLAKLIVHGDDRAQALATLNRALAALDVRGVVTNRAFLQRLAGHPAFRAAELDTRFIERHEATLFAERETAPEVYAAAALIGLHQLARECESDSPWDRHDGFRLNAAHTIRIALCAPEHAADEDDAESVTVVEGRRERESAPWQLSLKDQTFSATLEPLEGDAVAVTIDGHRRRLQARRDDNVVVMVDPMRETRLYWRRIDAIDHGQRETESTLTAPMHGTVVALLTEAGTRVEKGMPLMVMEAMKMEHTLAAPADGHVERFHFAAGDTVGQGDVLLEFAPEE
- a CDS encoding hydroxymethylglutaryl-CoA lyase — translated: MTFPTHVRLVEVGPRDGLQNEPEAIDTGTKLALIDRLGAAGLTHIEAASFVSPKWVPQMADHREVMHGLRRHEGVTYSALTPNLKGLEAALECGVDEVAVFGAASEAFSRKNINCSVAESLERFAPVLERAREANVRIRGYVSCVLGCPYEGEIAPARVAEVARALHEMGCYEVSLGDTIGTGTPLKAKRMLEAVARDVPMERLGAHFHDTYGQALANLYAVLEEGIAVIDSSVAGLGGCPYAKGASGNVASEDVVYLLDGLGIAHGVDLEKLAAAGSWVTRAIGRPNRSKAGVALSSR
- a CDS encoding YbcC family protein, with the protein product MTSLEHPRIARPADANDVAPLTDEQDAALDRACARIAPSWPLDRLIAVSPYWTQRGEDAATVSARLSALGNVHCLMPPSHYLGAWQRGEITSEHLEEAAERLDYRGGYRNLLDVVEELGRLPHWHNISDLIDARRDRQHKMAWRDEITQQISQFCAAYFQEDGPLNAERLQAPRGKRLYQHWREMTLKDRGIAILMGEPTLRRYFKTLPDTEDGLFQAAVAELEVDAERLESYAQALLLDINGWAAWVAYQDWQQALATPEEERAGPASDMRSLLAMRLAWELALWRYIRAEHPDQGDRLTRLWHAEMVEMPQRVERHRRAQRPLWVWQLAGELAYQQPLHRALGGAVRASAPSPSEPRLQAVFCIDVRSEPLRRALESQSPAIQTLGFAGFFGLPLEHQQDGTALAQPHLPGLLAPRVTLRSGSCEGEARSAKRLNWKARLQEWSRTASASFTAVEAGGLLYAGKLLRRSLEAKAKREPLAMDALGWHWRDSGEALTLADKAALARTVLGAMGLTEHLAPRVLLVGHGSHSSNNPHAAGLECGACGGQSGEVSVRALARLLNDPALRETLAEGGLVIPETTRFVPALHHTITDRIELPEGETDAFALSEEERAWLERAGAQARRERAPRLGLSADAPELEETLDRRGADWSQTRPEWGLANNASFIAAPRRLTAPLDLGGRSFLHDYDWRSDSDFSRLELIMTAPMVVAHWINMQYNASVTDNRKFGSGNKVLHNVVGGHIGVFEGNGGDLRIGLPLQSLHDGERWRHEPLRLSAYLAAPPKAIASIVERHAMLGSLVDNGWLHLFSLDDRSGEILAYRKGEWRES